The nucleotide window ATAGAAGAACTCTCGCTCACCCATGCGGTGATAACGAGCCCGACGCGGGACGATATTCCCGACGGCGGTGCGCGTGTCTATGCGCGGACGGTCGCGGCGGTGCGGAGAATAAGCCCGAAGACGACGGTAGAACTTCTCATACCGGATATGAAGGGCGATGAAGCGAGCCTTGCCGTCGTTGCTTCATCCTCGCCGGACATACTCGGCCACAATATCGAGACCGTGCCGCGGCTCTATTCGATACGCACGGGCGCCGATTACCGGCGGTCGCTTGCGGTACTTGCATTCATCGCGAAGGGTTTTCCCGCGATACGGACAAAATCGGCGATAATGCTCGGGCTGGGGGAGACAGCGGAGGAAGTGCGCGCAGCGCTGGGCGATCTGCGGTCGGCGGGCTGTTCATTCGTGAGCATCGGCCAGTATCTCTCGCCGTCGAAGGCGCATCGTCCGGTGGCGGAATATATCACGCCGGAAATGTTCGAAGCGCATGCCGCGCACGCACGATCGGTCGGCTTTGCGCATGTCGAAAGC belongs to Spirochaetota bacterium and includes:
- the lipA gene encoding lipoyl synthase; amino-acid sequence: MRKPPWLNKTIRASDLERTARLIKGHGVHTVCTEARCPNIGECFARGEATVLILGAVCTRRCGFCNVTKGAPEVLDENEPEAVALFIEELSLTHAVITSPTRDDIPDGGARVYARTVAAVRRISPKTTVELLIPDMKGDEASLAVVASSSPDILGHNIETVPRLYSIRTGADYRRSLAVLAFIAKGFPAIRTKSAIMLGLGETAEEVRAALGDLRSAGCSFVSIGQYLSPSKAHRPVAEYITPEMFEAHAAHARSVGFAHVESAPYVRSSYHAGLYRNTDAPSAVTGPVSPGT